Proteins from a single region of Echeneis naucrates chromosome 14, fEcheNa1.1, whole genome shotgun sequence:
- the LOC115054413 gene encoding LRRN4 C-terminal-like protein, with protein MAPSKILPFPLGIICLLFIGGFCPIPTTAGGTGTNPRPSGSLAKAQMLSTEDYYDLDDPVTPNSPIRMSKPTLTERCNYNPCLEGQSCKVLADSTGCLCPGLTLPSVAPEKPNLKSVSWNGSQVVIEWCAPNSYVTAYVVTVAGKERQKFGNNRRTGAVGMIDHTAKVCVAAENDSGISDGSCMKYQPGDSSLALKAGLIGGALGFLLLLFLAILLWRHLRRRKQEVSISMRSTALTP; from the coding sequence ATGGCTCCCAGCAAGATTCTTCCTTTTCCCCTGGGAATCATCTGCCTGCTTTTCATTGGCGGATTCTGTCCTATACCAACGACAGCAGGAGGCACAGGGACAAACCCCAGACCAAGCGGATCTTTAGCTAAGGCGCAGATGCTTAGTACAGAAGATTATTATGACCTTGATGACCCAGTCACCCCGAATTCACCCATTAGGATGTCAAAACCAACACTGACTGAACGATGCAACTACAACCCCTGTCTGGAGGGACAGTCCTGTAAAGTGCTGGCAGACTCCACTGGCTGCTTGTGCCCAGGGTTAACTTTACCCAGTGTGGCTCCAGAGAAACCAAACTTGAAATCAGTGTCCTGGAACGGATCTCAGGTTGTAATTGAGTGGTGTGCACCTAACTCATATGTCACTGCTTATGTTGTGACAGTAGCGGGGAAAGAGCGGCAGAAGTTTGGGAATAACCGAAGGACCGGGGCAGTGGGTATGATAGACCACACGGCAAAGGTCTGTGTGGCTGCAGAGAACGACAGTGGAATCAGCGATGGCTCCTGCATGAAGTATCAGCCTGGGGACAGCAGTCTGGCGCTGAAAGCAGGACTCATCGGCGGAGCTCTGGGCTTCCTGTTGCTCCTCTTTTTGGCCATCTTGCTCTGGAGGCACTTGAGGCGAAGGAAACAGGAGGTCAGCATCTCAATGCGCAGCACAGCTTTAACACCGTGA
- the LOC115054192 gene encoding zinc finger protein 34 → MTSRRTGYAGSMDSSPADSGSSSVHTGNRKQSIINITDRTGSESCYDRKADKAGYGASQGTMTVTSLKSRLAPTIQTAMSAAVDTLLGEVVLVLNETQQELLHKEQENERLKVRLEVSERELKTLQECLCSAQKLIDQLQISYSGPQSVGQSVFAPSLSSMASLTPGLDRDHQSSRNVNGAGVDLGLGGSVDESLHGFEARDDYKMCQLSIQPDGSVTNHALDSFASNTSHLCSDSTRPDERQSQGPGGAPRFEIKEEQGPVSGSGQPSRKESGLRTDSRGGDGERSSHNVGDLSYGQVGEGGSQRSFTHPLRHQRPVRECSSALQQGGLDGQKALTRTSATGRGDGLSPGRTEDSAGPSVPDTAGEPSGDRPHHCLECGKTFRLISSLKKHIRIHTGEKPYPCGVCGRRFRESGALKTHLRIHTGEKPYSCSECGNCFRHLDGLRKHRRTHTGEKPYVCAICGKRLSRLQHLKHHQLIHTGERPCCCPFCNRSFKEPAALRKHIRTHREEGGHMGIAANDDTDPDAMDDMNNLHPAAPSPQMRFGEWGAEEDDSSVVDCV, encoded by the exons ATGACTTCCAGGAGGACAGGCTATGCTGGTAGCATGGACTCGTCTCCGGCAGACAGCGGCAGCAGCTCAGTCCACACGGGAAACCGCAAACAGAGCATCATCAACATCACCGACAGGACCGGCTCCGAGTCCTGCTACGACCGGAAGGCGGACAAGGCCGGGTACGGGGCTTCGCAGGGCACTATGACCGTAACGTCGCTGAAATCCCGCCTGGCGCCGACCATTCAGACTGCCATGTCCGCTGCAGTGGACACTCTGCTGGGGGAGGTGGTGCTGGTGCTCAACGAGACCCAGCAAGAGCTGCTGCACAAGGAGCAGGAGAATGAACGGCTCAAAGTGCGGCTCGAAGTGTCGGAGAGGGAGCTGAAGACTTTGCAGGAGTGTCTGTGCAGCGCCCAGAAGCTCATAGACCAGCTGCAGATCTCGTACTCCGGCCCGCAGTCCGTCGGCCAGTCCGTCTTCGCCCCATCACTGTCTTCCATGGCCTCACTCACTCCAGGCCTGGATCGGGACCACCAGAGCTCCCGAAATGTTAACGGAGCTGGTGTGGACTTAGGTCTTGGTGGATCTGTGGATGAGTCTCTTCATGGGTTTGAGGCAAGAGACGACTACAAGATGTGCCAGCTTTCAATCCAACCTGATGGCTCTGTGACCAACCACGCTCTGGACTCCTTTGCATCCAACACCTCTCATCTGTGCTCTGATTCCACCAGGCCAG aTGAGAGGCAGTCTCAGGGACCAGGTGGAGCACCCAGGTTTGAAATTAAAGAGGAGCAGGGACCAGTTTCCGGCTCTGGTCAGCCAAGCAGGAAAGAGTCTGGGCTCCGGACTGACAGCAGAGGTGGTGATGGGGAACGGTCGTCCCACAATGTGGGTGACCTCAGTTATGGTCAAGTTGGGGAGGGAGGTTCTCAGCGTTCCTTCACTCACCCCCTGCGTCACCAAAGGCCTGTGCGAGAATGCAGCAGTGCCTTGCAGCAAGGTGGACTTGATGGACAGAAAGCGTTGACTAGAACTTCTGCAACAGGGAGAGGAGACGGTCTTTCACCGGGCAGAACAGAGGACTCGGCAGGACCTTCAGTCCCTGACACAGCTGGGGAGCCCTCCGGAGATCGGCCCCACCACTGTCTGGAGTGCGGAAAGACCTTCCGCTTAATCTCCAGCTTGAAGAAGCACATCCGcatccacacaggagagaagccCTACCCGTGTGGAGTCTGTGGCCGCCGCTTCCGTGAGTCAGGAGCTCTGAAAACCCATCTGCGCATACACACAGGTGAGAAGCCATACTCTTGCTCCGAGTGTGGAAACTGTTTCCGCCACTTGGACGGTTTGCGCaaacacaggcgcacacacactggAGAGAAACCCTACGTGTGTGCGATCTGTGGGAAGCGCTTGAGCCGCCTGCAGCACCTCAAACACCATCAGCTGATCCACACTGGGGAGAGGCCGTGCTGTTGCCCCTTCTGCAACCGCAGCTTCAAAGAGCCCGCAGCGCTGAGGAAACACATCCGCACACACCGGGAGGAAGGCGGTCACATGGGAATTGCTGCCAATGATGACACAGACCCAGATGCCATGGATGACATGAACAACCTCCATCCAGCAGCTCCATCCCCTCAGATGAGGTTTGGGGAGTggggagcagaggaggatgaCAGCTCAGTTGTGGACTGTGTGTAA